From a single Lolium rigidum isolate FL_2022 chromosome 7, APGP_CSIRO_Lrig_0.1, whole genome shotgun sequence genomic region:
- the LOC124671741 gene encoding uncharacterized protein LOC124671741 produces the protein MATTSVCRSPSSIDLFHRLLLRKKPMINLFELSAGMASTKVFSERAHREGSPVRRSRTDINVTGDPAKVCVEDKLEASTRSSLSNKSDKSPMKTQLAKGMAKEVESKRNPPSVVARLMGLEDDIPSQEQALNSAKRNLRRSHSHDNLSATNRALQQQEQHHYNRKTRDIHIRSPKETVEFKDVYAVCEEPLRTHHIQNQTSSGGRSSRDKSDTRLEVVRQKFVEAKRLATDENFLHSKEFQEALEVLSSNKDLFLKFLQEPSSVISNPLNGHRTMPAPPQTKHITVLKPLNYVENKGVRETRTHRDNEENDFVIGKYHNRSHSAEDNFSHTNRIVVLRPSPGKPNRTHARLTPRSAPSEQAQRTDFLGDLEDCIPTSRYDVSDTSVQYLPEDRYRRDESLLSSVYSNGYIGDESSFSGSEGDYIDEDGGGLSDSEAVSRNSWDYIKRYSSTYSSSAYSRASHSHSAESSVIKEARKRLSDRWTTVACDEVIQEVKLPRSSRTLGDMLSIREAEKEEIVAVPDSASSSHPCGTGNELAVQATCISTFREAENGERSPRNLARSKSLPVSSEAFHNMVVPANSEGCKTSKVDAGPGKGKLSFKGKVSSFFFPSSKRLAKEKTILPSDISDEKVEASFLGGTQSETDHGLEFDKQVAFCKDKADNSTLQTSCSSRQVVASMEEAVSSDGPSGYTDELRSNGGLKCMRDEPGPTSVLYAPSEDRNTNEPESSRSTRSCNERIALRPPIEHVFRSLSREDTNSSSPLQSSLNFSSADDDESERYALVQKIVSAAGLGNLQVSMVFTGWYSASSPLDPALCDKFLDRKEEAAKSRERRSNQKLLFDCVNMALVETAQDVIRNTYPWGKACFGAWRETLSQDLAEEVWSHVRGWLYGAEWFAANEHADAATMLERVVQQEVEVGGWVKSERSETDEITKQITVRLLEELVGEAVAELAALFPLQGIPVPMPNL, from the exons AAAGAAGCCAATGATCAACTTGTTTGAACTGAGTGCAGGGATGGCCAGCACGAAGGTGTTCAGTGAGAGAGCTCATAGAGAAG GCTCTCCAGTTCGCCGAAGCCGGACAGATATCAATGTAACTGGTGATCCTGCTAAAGTTTGTGTAGAGGATAAACTG GAGGCTAGCACTAGGAGCTCTTTAAGCAACAAATCAGATAAATCGCCCATGAAGACCCAATTAGCAAAGGGGATGGCCAAAGAAGTGGAATCAAAGAGGAATCCACCAAGTGTTGTTGCCAGATTGATGGGCCTTGAAGATGATATACCTTCTCAAGAACAGGCACTAAATTCTGCCAAAAGAAATTTGAGGAGAAGCCATTCACATGATAATTTGTCAGCAACAAACAGGGCCCTGCAGCAGCAAGAGCAGCACCACTACAACAGAAAAACACGGGACATACACATAAGAAGCCCCAAGGAAACAGTTGAATTTAAGGACGTGTATGCAGTCTGTGAAGAACCATTAAGAACACACCATATTCAGAATCAAACTTCTTCAGGTGGGAGGTCTTCACGGGATAAGAGTGACACAAGGTTAGAAGTTGTTCGGCAAAAGTTCGTAGAAGCGAAACGCCTTGCCACAGATGAGAATTTTCTTCACTCGAAGGAGTTTCAAGAAGCTCTCGAGGTTCTAAGTTCGAATAAGGATCTGTTTCTAAAATTCCTTCAAGAACCAAGCTCTGTTATCTCGAACCCGCTGAATGGACATCGCACAATGCCAGCACCACCTCAGACAAAGCACATTACTGTGTTGAAACCACTTAATTATGTTGAGAATAAAGGGGTAAGAGAAACCAGAACACACCGAGATAATGAAGAAAATGACTTTGTGATTGGAAAGTATCATAATAGATCTCATTCAGCAGAAGATAACTTCTCGCACACAAATAGGATAGTGGTCCTGAGGCCTAGCCCTGGGAAGCCTAATAGAACACATGCCAGGCTAACTCCCAGGTCAGCTCCATCTGAACAGGCTCAGCGGACTGACTTTCTTGGTGATTTAGAAGATTGTATACCCACTTCAAGATATGATGTATCGGATACTTCAGTTCAGTACCTGCCAGAGGATCGTTATCGGCGGGATGAGTCTTTGCTGTCTTCTGTGTACTCAAATGGGTATATTGGTGATGAGAGCTCTTTCAGTGGGTCAGAAGGTGATTAcatcgatgaagatggtggtggcctAAGTGACTCAGAGGCAGTGTCACGAAATTCATGGGATTATATCAAAAGATATAGCAGTACTTACTCATCTTCAGCTTATAGCAGGGCCTCTCACTCACATTCAGCCGAGTCATCTGTGATCAAGGAAGCCAGAAAGAGACTTTCAGATAGATGGACAACGGTAGCATGTGATGAGGTCATTCAAGAAGTAAAGTTGCCAAGGAGCTCAAGAACTTTGGGTGACATGCTCTCCATCCGAGAAGCTGAGAAAGAAGAAATTGTTGCTGTACCAGACTCTGCTTCTAGTAGCCATCCATGTGGCACGGGAAATGAGTTGGCCGTGCAAGCCACCTGCATATCTACATTTAGAGAAGCTGAAAATGGGGAGAGATCTCCAAGAAATTTAGCGAGATCAAAATCTCTCCCGGTGTCATCAGAAGCGTTTCATAACATGGTGGTGCCCGCAAACTCTGAAGGCTGCAAAACATCGAAGGTGGATGCAGGGCCAGGTAAAGGAAAATTATCATTCAAGGGAAAAGTATCAAGTTTTTTCTTCCCGAGTAGTAAAAGGCTGGCAAAAGAGAAAACTATCCTTCCATCTGATATCTCTGATGAGAAGGTTGAAGCCAGTTTTCTTGGTGGCACGCAATCAGAGACTGATCATGGCCTTGAATTTGACAAGCAAGTGGCATTTTGTAAGGACAAAGCTGATAATTCCACCCTACAAACAAGTTGTTCTTCAAGA CAGGTTGTTGCTTCCATGGAAGAAGCTGTATCTTCCGACGGTCCAAGTGGGTACACTGATGAACTAAGATCAAACGGTGGCCTAAAATGCATGCGTGATGAGCCTGGTCCTACTTCAGTTCTTTATGCACCATCTGAAGATAGAAACACTAATGAACCTGAATCATCAAGAAGTACCAGATCCTGCAATGAGA GAATTGCCTTACGGCCTCCTATTGAGCATGTTTTTCGCTCGTTATCACGGGAGGATACCAACTCAAGTTCGCCATTACAAAGCTCCCTGAATTTCTCCAGTGCAGATGATGATGAATCAGAACGCTATGCGCTTGTACAGAAGATAGTATCAGCTGCTGGACTAGGCAATCTGCAAGTGAGTATGGTGTTCACAGGTTGGTATTCGGCTAGTTCCCCTCTTGATCCTGCACTGTGTGACAAATTCTTGGACCGCAAGGAGGAGGCTGCCAAGTCAAGGGAGCGTAGGTCAAACCAGAAGCTTCTTTTTGACTGTGTAAACATGGCATTGGTCGAGACTGCTCAAGACGTGATACGGAACACCTACCCGTGGGGCAAAGCGTGCTTCGGAGCATGGAGGGAGACATTGTCTCAGGATTTAGCAGAAGAAGTGTGGAGTCATGTGAGGGGCTGGCTTTACGGCGCGGAGTGGTTTGCGGCAAACGAGCACGCCGATGCTGCAACGATGCTGGAAAGAGTTGTGCAGCAGGAGGTGGAAGTGGGAGGTTGGGTGAAATCAGAGAGATCGGAAACCGATGAGATCACGAAGCAGATCACAGTTCGTCTGTTGGAAGAACTCGTCGGAGAAGCGGTGGCCGAACTCGCAGCCTTGTTTCCACTGCAAGGTATCCCAGTGCCAATGCCAAATCTGTAG